The window TTAAATATGCTGTTTGAGCTCTTTCATGCTTGCATgcactttttttattttcttattgcATTTCTTGTCAGGCTATGGATATGCTTTCAGAGAACCATGTGATAGTGATAGTAAGcagtatttttatatattataacaTTTTTCTAAAAGGATATGATGGATGAATTAACTATTTGAGTGGTGTTTCAACTATGTTTTACTTTTTCAGTGTAGAATTACATCTGTTATGACTCAGGCTAATATTTCTATCCCTTCTTCTGCTTGGATCAGATCTTGGGCATTCTGCTGTAGTTTGTTCCTTTCCTGGATTATACAGATTGTAATAATTatggtctttttatttttggtcaaacatcaaatatctaACTGTTTGCTATTTGCTACTTTTATCTTAAAAGGTCCAACTTCAATCGACTGAACTATAGCGGCTTCTATACTGCTATTCTGGAGAGAGGTGATGAAATAATTTCTGCAGCATCTATCAGGTATATAACATTTTGGCATTTATGTGCTTCACCTGTTCCCCGTTCCTGTTTTTTACTTTGGTTGGGTGAACAAAAATTTAAGACAAATATAGTGAAAACCAGAATCACCTAACAAAGACAAGCACCTGGCTTCTTGGAGTAGATATTACTAGTTGGGGGGATTGATGAATACATCTGGATTATCATTCAGATAAATGCTTACCAATTTGATGTCCTACTGCCCTATGTAGGTTCCATGGAACTCAGCTAGCAGAGATGCCATTCATTGGGACTCGCCATATATACAGGCGTCAAGGGATGTGCCGTCGGCTTTTCTGTGCTATTGAGTCGGTAAGCTGTGAGGAGTAATCCATATATGTATGTTTGTGTGGGTGTGTCTCtctgtacatatatatatgtgtgtgtgtgtgtatgtatatatatttcctGTTGCCCTTTTTGTTTACTTGTGTTGATCCTTGCATCATTAATTtagtttattcttttcttgtctGAAGGCTCTCTGCTCTCTCAAGGTTGAGAAACTAGTCATCCCTGCAATTTCAGAACTTACACATACATGGACTGCAGTTTTTGGTTTCACTCCTCTAGAGGAATCACTTAAGCAGGAAATGAGGTTCATGAATATGCTAGTCTTCCCTGGTATAGATATGTTGCAGAAGCTTCTATTGGAGCAAGAAAACACAAAGGCGAACTCGACTGCTGTCACAGGTTTTAGTTAATGCAATTGTTGCCATTgttttctcatgtttatttACTGTGCTTTAACTTCTCAAATTTGTCCCTGTAGGTGCGAAGCAAACTGAATCAGGATCTAACCAGTGTATGACACCGGAGGTGGCTAACGAATCGAAACCCGGTTCCTCTTCTGGCGATCATCAAGAATGTGATGATGGTGGTTTGCATCATACTAGTAGGATAAATGGTGAAATTGTTGCTGCAGATTCAGATTCCCAATGTCCAAACGTTTCTATCAATGATACTTGTGGAACTAGTGGTTCCTTGGATGCATCCCTGGAGCCTAATGTTTCTGTTTCAGTTGAGGAAACTACCCTTAGTAGTTATCAAACAGGGGAGAAGAGGAATGAATCTGCGTCAGATACCAAATGTGATGTTAACACGAGCTCAAGCCATGATGCACTTGAGGTGGATAATAAGGCAGGACAGGATTCTCCTGCCGAAGATAATACTCGGTCTTGTACAGAGGGTATGGATGATACCTGTGCAGTAGGTTTTGTTATTGAATCTAAAGTTCCAGCCTCTGAGGATGGGACCATATGCACTGATTCAAGGTCAGGGGACAAGACAGCTGAATCTGCTTCTGACAGCAAAAATCCTGATACCTCCTCTATGGACTATAGTGCAATAGACATGGGAAATAAAGCAGTATCAGACTCCCCTATCGATAAAAATACTCAGTCCTGTGAAGACGGTGATTTGGATGCTGCCCATGCAGGTTACAATGTTGCTGCTGCTTCTGATGTGAAAACTAAGCTCACAGCTGAAGAGACTATTTGTACCAATTCTCGATCAGGGGACAAACTAGGTGAATCTCCTGTTGGAAAATCTCTTGTTGTTTCTGATGGAAGTCAGGGCACTCTAGcgatggaaaagaaaatagcaTCAGATTCGCCGGATGAAGATAACATCGCGTCTTCTAAAGGAAGCCATACGAGACTTGTTGAAGCAGTTGATAATGTAGCTGTTTCTGATGAAGTTGAAGTTGGAGTCTCAGTTGAGGAAACAACACATGCAGAGTCGGAGTGTGGGGACAAGTCAGCGGACTCTGCTTCCTCTGAGAAATCATTAATCTCTGGTAAAAGCACAAATCCTGGTGCACTAAACAtggaaaataaatcatcagCATTGGATGTGCCCGGTGAAGATATTTCTCGCACTTGTAAGGAGCATAATGTGTGTGATCAGAGTCGGATTTGCAATGGGGACAGCTGCCCCTAATGAAATCCTTAACTTTTTGGTTGTATTATGTAATTACCACAAGTTTAAgaaaagatttaatttttttccctcCATTGAAATTTAATTAGCATCTCactttttttaaacttttaaattcgATTACATAActagttcattttttttaaaaaaaattgtactaTAATATCTTTTTGCTTGAgttaaaatattgaaagatCATTATcacttaaaagaaaataataatataagaataaattccaactaaaagaaaaagacaaaaaactAACCTTCTTAACCAAATTATACAAAGATGCATTAGATAAATTCAaaccaaaatcaaataattaaatacgtaaaaatagtataatttgttatgaaatatgggCCTATTACACCACATTAGATCAATTTAAATTAGAGTGaatctaataaataataaatgtattatctacattataaatatttcaaaattcatcTACATATGGATATTATCTAGGTAATAATGTGAGATTTGTCAAGaagataatttaatttaaagataTATTTTAGTAGGAGTTGTGATAGTTATGCTTCAACTATAAATAGAAAGTCACTTTACTCTTATTTGTATCACAGTTATTTTTCATTCCAAGCATTGTTTCAGTAATACTTAAAGAGTATTTTCTCAATATCCCTCTTTTCTTCCTGTTtctattatttcttttccagCATGATCACCAAAGGAGTTGTCAATACAAGTGCAAATGGGTACTATtgagaaaaaggaagatgTTTATTTACTTGATAGTGCAACGACACATACCATATTTTGTGGCAAACACTTTTTCTCCAGTGTGACATTATGAAAGGTAAATGTCCATACAATGTCAGGTCTCGTTGAGATTATTGATGGCTCTAGGAATGTCACAATTGTTTTGTCCAATGGCACCACATTGCATATCGTGAATGCATTGTTAAACAGTAGATTGAAGAGAAATCTACTTAACTTAAAAAATGTACACCGTAATGGATACCATCTTGAGACaatttataagcaaaataaGGAATATATCTACATCACCTCTTATAAGATGGGGTAGAAAACCATCCATGAGAAGCTGGAAGCTTTATCCATAGGATTGTATTGTGTCATTATTAGAATTGTTGAATCCTATGTTACCATGTCTTAGAGACTGGTAAATCCTAATGGTAAATCGTGATGAGACTGAACTTTGGCATGATCGCCTAGGTCACTAGAAAGTTATGATGATGCGTATGATAATACAATAAAGGATACCCTTTAAAGGATAAAAATGTTTTGTTGTCCAAAGATTATACTTGTGAAATTTATTCATAAGGAAAGCTCATTACTAAACCTTATATAACAAAGGTTGATCTTGAATTCCTTTTATTCTTGTAAAGAATtcaatgtgatatttataaaCCAATATAGCCAGCAAGTGAGctattatgatattttatggTATTGGTGGACATATTGTACAAATGGTCCCATGTTTGCTTGTTATCTATGTGCAACGTCACCTTTGCATGTTTATTTGAACAAATTATAAAGCTCTAGACACACTTCCTTGATTATCCAATCAAGAGTATAAAGATGGATAATGCAGGTGAATTTAGGTCAAAGAGCTTTAATACATATTGTGCTTTACTAGGAATCGAGGTTGAGCATTCGGTTCCACATATTCATACTTAGAACGGATTGGTAGAATCCCTAATTAAATGCATCCAAATGATTGCTAGTACTCTTTTATTGAGGATAAAGCTCAACTTTTCAGCATGGGGTTATGTTGTTTTGCATGCTGGTGGCATTAATTAGATTACGCCCCACTGCTAGCCTCTTACAATCTTTCATATAGTTGGTTTTAGGCTATGAACCAGATATTTCACCTTTACGCACCTTTGGTTGCACTGTACAGGTACCTATAGCACTGCCAAAAAGGACTAAAATGGGTTTCCAATGTCGTTTGGgcatttacattaagtttaaTTCACTGTCTATTATTAGGTTCTTGGAACCAACGATGGGTGATTTTTTTACCATTAGATTCATGGATTGTCATTTTAATGAGACAGTGTTTCCATCAATTGAGATACTTAAAGCTTCCATGGTTAAGAAGTAGAAACCAATTGAggatttctcttagaataagaAAAATCTATCCCATTTAAACCAAAGAACTCCTAAATGTGAAAATGAAGTGCAACTATAATCCATTTATAAGCTATTGCCAATAGACTTCTTGACGTATTTAATGATACTAGCAATGTCACAAAGTCTCATATTCCGGCTATGAATGCTCCAGCTTGGATTGTTGTTCCTTAAGGACAAGCTACAATGGATCAAAATGGCTCACACTTGAAACGTAGAAAccgataaaataaaaaaacactatccctcaaaaataaaaggggaGGAATCAGGAATCCATTCCAAAAGAGCCTAGTATTAAGCTTACTCCAAAAGAGCTTATTGCCTTTGAAGAGGCATGAATCCATGAAAAGATTACTACACTAGGAATATTGAGATCTCTATTACATATTGTAATGAGATTAAGGATTGGAATAAGATAATCTTGGATGAATTTTTAGCACTCTCAATCGCTCATGAGATTATGAACCACGATCAATTATCGAATGTCGTCAAAGGCAAGATTGGCTAAGTGGGAGAAAGTAATTTAGGTTGAATTGGCTTCTTTACCTAAACGAGAGGTCTTTAAACCTGTAAATGTAAGGCTTGTTTGATACAAGTGGTCTTTGTTTAAAAacgaaatgagaaaaatgaggTTGTGAGGTATAAAGCCTAACTTGTAGTTTAAGGCTTCTCTCAGAGACCTTAgattgattatgatgaaatgTATTCATCTGTGATGGATATGATTACCTTTCGTTTCTTTTTTAGCCTAGCTGTTTctaaaaaactgaaaatgcATCTTATGGACGTTGTAATGACAAATCTATATAGTTCATTAGACTCcgatatttatataaaaattctcAAGGGATTCAAAATGCCTGAAGCATACACTTCTCGCAACTTTTTCTCAATAAAGTTGCAAAGATCTTTATATGGGTTAAAGCAATTCAATCGCATGTGGCATCAATGCTTAAACGAGTATTTAATTAAGGAAGAGTACAAAAATGATCATATTTGCCATGCGTGTTTattaagaaattgaaaaccGAAATTGCTATGGTAGCAATTTGTGTCGacaatatgaattttattggAACTTCAAAAGAATAATCTAAAATTGCTGAATATTGGAAAAAAGAGTTTGAAATTAAAGATTTAGGTAAAATCAAACTTTATCTTGGTCTAGAGCTTGGGCACAAAGCAAATGGAATACTTATCCATCAATCAGCCTACATTGAGAGATTTCTTAAACGTTTTAACATAGACACAACTCACCTATTGAGCACCCATATGGTTGTGAGGTCTCTTAATCCCCGAAAAGGCCTGTTTCATTCTAGATAACTTAATGAGGAGATATTTGATCATGAAGTATCATATCTCAATGCAATTGGGGCTTTGATGTATTGGGCAAAATGTGTGAGATTGGATATTACTTTTGCAATAAATTTGTTGGCACGTTTTAGTTTTAAGCCAACTCGGAGACACTGGAATGTGATTAACATATCTTCCGTTATCTCTGAGGAACCATAGATTTAGGATTATATTATTCCAATGATTTCACTAACTCTGGTTTAGTTGGATATGCTGATACAGGATATAAAGCTGATCTGCACAAAACTCGCTCTCAAAtcgattatttattttgttataacGGCATTGCCATTTCTTGGCGCTCTACTAAGCAAACGCCAATAGCTACATCCTTCAACCACTTTGAAATTGTCACTTTATATGAAGCTAGAAGAGAGTGTGTTTGGTTGAGATCCGTTATAATGCATATTAATAATTCTTATTGTTTAACATAGTTACAAATTCTCCCACCATAATTTATGAAGATAATGCTATTTGTGTTGTACAAGTCATGAGAGAATCTATTAAAGGTAATAGGACCAAGCATATAtcgtcaaaatttttctatacTCACGAACTCTAAGAAAGTTGACAAGTAGACGTTAAACAAAGTCGCTCCACCAATAATCTTgtagatatttttatcaagtcaTTACCAATGTCGACATTTGAAAAATCAgtatatgacattaaaatgCGATGAAAGATTGATTTGCCGCTAAAGTGGCAAAGTATCAATTACCCTAAAAGTGGTAAATCCCAGAAGCAATAAACCCTGAAAGTGATAATAGAGCTCAATTGAGGGAAGCAATTATGCACTTAGTACATTGTACTCTTTCCCTTTTGTCTGATTTTTTGTTCCATTGAGTTTTTATGGCTTAAAGTTTTTAACAAGGCAGTAATAGTACATCCAATTAAGCCACCACAGTAGTGTTCCATACAAGGGGAGTGTTATGAAATATCGACATATCACACCATATTAGATCAATTCAAATTAGaataaatttgataaatgataaatatattatCCACATTCTAAATATTTCAAGATTCATCTACATGTAGATATTGTCTAACTGATAATGTGagatttatcaaaaaaataatatattttaaagataTATCTTAATATGAGATTGTGATAGCCATTATACTATAAGGTGCTTAAactataaataaaagataagatgtattttaataaaagattGTAATAGCTATTGATTTTTAAAGGGCTTCAATTATAAACAGAGGATCAACCCACCCTCATTTATATCACAGTTATTTTTCATCTCTCAATATCTCTCTTTTGTTCATGtttctattatttattttataacaaaatttttaatatttttttcttgtcataCATACtatttttgacctttttaaatATTAGATTTTCGCTCTAAAAAAGTCAGAGCGATACTTCAAGATTAATACGGCGTCGTCTCTATTCTCGATCTGGACATTTTGTTTTCCCTTCTCACTCTCTTTCCTCTCAAAGAATCCACAAATGGAGCTTTCAGTTCCTTCTCGCCTCCTAAACAGCTCCGCCGCCGCCGCCGCCGCCGCCGCAATAAAATCCAAGTCCAGAATTCCTTTTAGACCTCTCTTAATCCCTCTTCTCCCTTATCAACGGTCACTCTCCCCTTTCACTTTGAAACACATGAATAATAATTCCCAGTCAATACTTTCTTGTCCCTCTCTTCCCCAAAACAACGGCTCCCCTTCATCCGAACCAGGTAAAGAAAAACCCCAAATCCTAAATACTAAAAAGAtcacttttgttttttgctttATCTCATCTCTTTCATCTGGGGtttgacctttttttttggttaggTCGGATTGGAGAGGTGAAGAGGGTGACGAAAGAGACGAATGTGTGCGTTAAGATAAACTTGGATGGCACTGGGGTTGCTAATTCTAGTACTAGCATTCCCTTTCTTGATCATATGTTGGATGTATGGTtgtttatatgtatatttttttctttttggtgtGAATTTGTTGTTCTACTGGGCAGTAAAGTGGTAACTGATTTTAGGTggcttttttattattttagcaACTAGCGTCTCATGGTTTGTTCGATGTGCACGTCAAGGCTACTGGTGACATTCATATTGATGATCATCACACCAATGAAGATGTTGCCCTTGCTCTTGGAACGgtgaattcttttttttttaaaggaaaaatctATGATTTACATGAATTTTATCACTGAATGTATCTAGGAAGAACGAAAATTTATACCTTTTTGCATTGTAATCACATTAACTCTAAGAAGGTCAAGACTTCAACTGCTCCCTCCATCAACTTAATCACCAAAAAAGTTATCTcttttcatattaattgaGCATTGAAGCTTTTCCTATTATATGTTTGTAAATGTTTTCTGCAAAATAATGTATTAGTTTATATGCAAAGGGATGTCACTGTGCTTCATTTCTGCTTTGCCGgttcaatattttgatttgtatTTCCTTGTCTATGCATGCTTTGTGAATTTATGAGTTGTCTGTCTTCTTCAGGCATTGCTTCAAGCACTTGGGGACAGAAAAGGAATTAACCGGTTTGGTGATTTTTCAGCTCCTCTTGATGAAGCATTAATACATGTTTCACTGGTATGAAATACATGGTTTTTCTTAAGCATGAACTTATGGTACTATTGAAACTCAAGAGCATCAATTTGTATTATAAATCCTAGATATTTCCTTGATAATAGGCTTTGATGCctgaaaattttcttgaaactGCTAGCTTTACAAGAAAACGCTGCAGTGGACTTAAAAAATGTTAGGATTAGCAAAGTCCTAAGGCTTGATGAAaagttaattttcaaattattgtaCTTCATCTGAAGGTAATTTTTTAGGAAACATGTTTCCTAgtaaatcttcaaatttatatattatactaAATCTTATATCGTTCATCCTAGGATTTATCCGGCCGACCACATTTAAG is drawn from Theobroma cacao cultivar B97-61/B2 chromosome 4, Criollo_cocoa_genome_V2, whole genome shotgun sequence and contains these coding sequences:
- the LOC18602987 gene encoding imidazoleglycerol-phosphate dehydratase; this encodes MELSVPSRLLNSSAAAAAAAAIKSKSRIPFRPLLIPLLPYQRSLSPFTLKHMNNNSQSILSCPSLPQNNGSPSSEPGRIGEVKRVTKETNVCVKINLDGTGVANSSTSIPFLDHMLDQLASHGLFDVHVKATGDIHIDDHHTNEDVALALGTALLQALGDRKGINRFGDFSAPLDEALIHVSLDLSGRPHLSYDLNIPTARVGTYDTQLVEHFFQSLVNTSGMTLHIRQLAGKNSHHIIEATFKAFARALRMATEYDPRRLGAIPSSKGVLSRS